From Deinococcus aquiradiocola, a single genomic window includes:
- a CDS encoding M1 family metallopeptidase yields the protein MRPAAWRGRGWRAPLAAVLLCLPGMVRAQGQAAPVTVPAGFTLPEGAGDRIYPQLGDAGLDVLHYDLSLTSDPRVDELSGRAVLTVTALRELAQVNLDFEGLTVTGAKIDGTPARHAQVGTKLLLRPARPVPAGATFTVTVAYRGTPPLHLDPADGLRLGWITQAGGSYVLSEPDGSHTFFPCNDVPADGATYSVHLDVPEGFVGVAGGVPGDPVTAGGRTRASFELPFEIPTYAMTVHVGRLQVVPRPGFAGVTVRDVFPRDVDDAVRSSFGSPARMLEVLSGWFGPFPYPLYGVAVVNDPQIPALETATLSTFPARAQGERVAAHEMAHQWFGDSVRLADWSDVWLNEGFATYAEQLYLEAQGEDPGALPARWYSSLRNAPARGLVARSAPQLFDTSSYLRGALALHALRGAVGDGVFREVLRTYVTRFTGRAVRTADLLDVVRDVAGQAGTDAVTPWVVGPDLPPLPPAS from the coding sequence GTGCGTCCGGCGGCCTGGAGGGGACGGGGGTGGCGCGCGCCGCTCGCGGCGGTGCTGCTGTGCCTGCCGGGCATGGTGCGGGCGCAGGGGCAGGCCGCGCCTGTCACGGTCCCGGCCGGGTTCACCCTGCCGGAGGGCGCGGGGGACCGCATCTACCCGCAGCTGGGCGACGCGGGCCTGGATGTCCTGCACTACGACCTGAGCCTCACGTCCGACCCGCGCGTGGACGAGCTGAGCGGGCGCGCCGTGCTGACCGTGACGGCCCTGCGGGAGCTCGCGCAGGTGAACCTGGATTTCGAGGGGCTGACCGTGACGGGCGCGAAGATAGACGGCACGCCCGCCCGGCACGCGCAGGTGGGCACGAAACTGCTGCTGCGTCCCGCGCGTCCCGTCCCGGCGGGCGCGACCTTCACGGTGACGGTCGCGTACCGTGGCACGCCGCCCCTGCACCTCGACCCGGCGGACGGGCTGCGGCTCGGGTGGATCACGCAGGCGGGCGGGAGTTACGTGCTGTCCGAGCCGGACGGGTCGCACACGTTCTTCCCGTGCAACGACGTGCCTGCCGACGGCGCGACGTACAGCGTGCATCTGGACGTGCCGGAAGGGTTCGTGGGCGTGGCGGGGGGCGTGCCGGGCGACCCCGTGACGGCGGGCGGCCGCACGCGCGCGTCGTTCGAGCTGCCGTTCGAGATTCCCACGTACGCGATGACGGTGCACGTGGGGCGGCTGCAGGTCGTGCCCCGGCCGGGCTTCGCGGGCGTGACGGTGCGCGACGTGTTCCCGCGGGACGTGGACGACGCGGTGCGGTCGTCGTTCGGAAGTCCGGCGCGGATGCTGGAGGTCCTGAGCGGCTGGTTCGGGCCGTTCCCGTACCCGCTGTACGGCGTGGCGGTCGTGAACGACCCGCAGATCCCGGCGCTGGAGACGGCGACGCTCAGCACCTTCCCTGCGCGCGCGCAGGGGGAGCGGGTCGCGGCGCACGAGATGGCGCACCAGTGGTTCGGGGACAGCGTGCGGCTGGCGGACTGGTCGGACGTGTGGCTGAACGAGGGCTTCGCGACGTACGCTGAGCAACTCTATCTCGAGGCGCAGGGCGAAGATCCGGGCGCGCTGCCTGCCCGCTGGTACAGTTCGCTCCGCAACGCGCCCGCGCGGGGCCTCGTGGCGCGGAGCGCGCCGCAGCTCTTCGACACGAGCAGTTACCTGCGCGGCGCGCTGGCCCTGCACGCCCTGCGGGGAGCGGTGGGGGACGGGGTGTTCCGGGAGGTGCTGCGGACGTACGTGACGCGCTTCACGGGGCGGGCCGTCCGGACGGCGGACCTGCTGGACGTCGTGCGGGACGTGGCCGGGCAGGCGGGGACGGACGCCGTGACGCCGTGGGTGGTGGGGCCGGACCTCCCCCCCCTGCCCCCCGCTTCCTAA
- a CDS encoding DUF4388 domain-containing protein, with product MLRGDLTEFAFPAMLQMLLNGGRTGHLRIQGQVDGDLWLDQGELVYARALNRQGPEALTVLGCVQSGELLFEAGQTATERNLTAGRDAVLRQLLVDESTWKPLLEAFPDWTQWLRFTPRWTEQQPVNRYQYRALMLVGRMSVRDMVQQSDLGARQVLALLYPFRQAGLIEPVPAPPPRTDTAPAPQRRGVTE from the coding sequence ATGCTGCGCGGCGACCTCACCGAATTTGCGTTCCCGGCCATGCTCCAGATGCTCCTCAACGGCGGCCGCACCGGCCACCTCCGCATCCAGGGACAGGTGGACGGCGACCTGTGGCTCGACCAGGGCGAACTCGTGTACGCCCGCGCCCTGAACCGCCAGGGTCCCGAGGCGCTCACCGTCCTCGGCTGCGTGCAGAGCGGTGAACTGCTGTTCGAGGCCGGACAGACTGCCACCGAACGCAACCTCACGGCAGGCCGGGACGCCGTCCTGAGACAGCTGCTCGTCGACGAGTCCACCTGGAAACCCCTGCTGGAGGCCTTCCCCGACTGGACGCAGTGGCTGCGCTTCACGCCCCGCTGGACGGAACAGCAGCCGGTCAACCGCTACCAGTACCGCGCCCTGATGCTGGTGGGCCGCATGAGCGTGCGCGACATGGTGCAGCAGAGCGACCTGGGCGCCCGGCAGGTCCTCGCGCTGCTGTACCCTTTCCGGCAGGCGGGCCTGATCGAACCGGTCCCCGCCCCGCCGCCCCGCACCGACACCGCCCCCGCCCCGCAGCGCCGAGGCGTCACCGAGTAA
- a CDS encoding DUF1045 domain-containing protein, with product MTASRLTAEGTRFAVYVCPPADSALYRLGSEVLGYDVRARQVRPLPADVRPEWQALAGPYGFHLTLVEGFWCAAASLPAIEAEVRAAAACLSPAADVSLHAGRMEYRSGTGIGLMFGPSPHLLVLHTLLLARLAPFVTDSPFEVRLRRDPALYPAGWQRQRLALLRTPRGLDTFEPHYTLVDPCLGSAQEREALGQRLSRDFAAFLTTPMPVESVSLFVKPDGEERWQVRADIPLPAVRRELQRT from the coding sequence ATGACTGCCTCCCGCCTGACCGCCGAGGGAACGCGTTTCGCCGTGTACGTCTGCCCGCCCGCCGACAGCGCCCTGTACCGGCTGGGCAGCGAGGTGCTCGGCTACGACGTGCGCGCCCGGCAGGTGCGGCCACTCCCGGCGGACGTGCGGCCCGAATGGCAGGCGCTGGCCGGACCGTACGGCTTTCACCTGACGCTGGTGGAGGGCTTCTGGTGCGCGGCGGCGTCCCTGCCCGCCATCGAGGCGGAAGTGCGGGCCGCCGCCGCGTGCCTGTCCCCGGCGGCGGACGTGAGCCTGCACGCGGGCCGCATGGAGTACCGGTCCGGGACGGGCATCGGCCTGATGTTCGGGCCGTCCCCGCACCTGCTGGTGCTGCACACGCTGCTGCTCGCCCGGCTCGCGCCGTTCGTGACGGACTCGCCGTTCGAGGTGCGCCTGCGCCGAGACCCCGCCCTGTACCCGGCCGGGTGGCAGCGGCAACGGCTGGCGCTGCTGCGCACGCCGCGCGGCCTGGACACCTTCGAACCGCACTACACCCTGGTGGACCCCTGCCTGGGCAGCGCGCAGGAACGCGAGGCGCTCGGGCAGCGGCTGTCGCGGGACTTCGCGGCGTTCCTGACGACCCCCATGCCGGTGGAGTCGGTCAGCCTGTTCGTGAAACCGGACGGGGAGGAACGCTGGCAGGTCCGGGCGGACATCCCACTGCCCGCCGTGCGGCGGGAACTGCAGCGCACCTGA
- a CDS encoding peptidylprolyl isomerase: protein MNKKLATRVLLGLFALAVVAGLLFNFLPALSNLNSGNQGTTALKVNDVTVTTQQLESVRTQNPVLGQATTGVLGDDFKTLIVDQQINQAVLKEAAKDQKIERSAVNEQVTKTRQGNNLTDNKAWTDALRTAGFSDSSYREYVRSSLAIQAKAKAIQDAAPKPTDAQLQLYYQLNPQAFQNDARIVGREIVVATKARADALLAQLKGGSDFAALATANSLENKERGGALGPVENGAPRAVAQVALPTEVGAAAFALTKGGLTDVVTSGGKFYIVKVEKYLPAATKSFAEAKSAVTDAVTTELKNQALEQWIDGLKRAAKVEVVDSTWKYSNPTVAVVDGTKIPYAEVVSGVVGNQQFSALLQQAPADQAAPLVNSYLKPGIVQQLISQYAAPVIVKQQNLALVGSRAELLSGLTAYGAKDVKVTDADVAAYYAANQKQFQTNAKATVTEAVFKDKQQALAFRQDFRSGDFTALASKAGATVSERGDVTEGDKKLSDPLDKAVFAEGRLQAAGEGSLSDVVDNGGKFSLAYVTDLVKASVKPLDEVRSTISDTLLTQKKQEASNAYLKAQLKTVKTQDLLTQVLADQTKRVAAEKPAATPSTPGTSTTPGTTPNSTTPDTKTPSTPGNK from the coding sequence GTGAATAAGAAGCTCGCCACTCGCGTCCTGCTAGGGCTTTTCGCCCTCGCGGTCGTCGCAGGACTGCTGTTCAACTTCCTGCCCGCACTCAGCAACCTGAACAGCGGCAATCAGGGCACCACCGCCCTGAAGGTCAACGACGTGACCGTCACCACGCAGCAGCTGGAGAGCGTCCGCACGCAGAACCCGGTGCTCGGTCAGGCCACCACCGGCGTGCTCGGTGACGACTTCAAGACGCTGATCGTGGACCAGCAGATCAACCAGGCGGTCCTGAAGGAAGCGGCCAAGGACCAGAAGATCGAGCGTTCCGCCGTGAACGAACAGGTCACCAAGACCCGCCAGGGCAACAACCTGACGGACAACAAGGCCTGGACGGACGCGCTTCGCACGGCGGGCTTCAGCGACTCCTCGTACCGCGAGTACGTCCGCAGCTCGCTCGCCATCCAGGCGAAAGCGAAGGCCATACAGGACGCCGCGCCGAAACCCACGGACGCGCAGCTGCAGCTGTACTACCAGCTGAACCCGCAGGCCTTCCAGAACGACGCTCGTATCGTGGGCCGCGAGATCGTGGTCGCCACCAAGGCCAGGGCCGACGCGCTGCTCGCGCAGCTCAAGGGTGGCAGCGACTTCGCGGCCCTCGCCACCGCGAACAGCCTCGAGAACAAGGAACGCGGCGGGGCGCTCGGCCCGGTCGAGAACGGCGCGCCGCGCGCCGTCGCGCAGGTGGCGCTGCCCACCGAGGTCGGCGCGGCCGCCTTCGCGCTCACGAAGGGCGGCCTCACGGACGTCGTCACGAGCGGCGGGAAGTTCTACATCGTCAAGGTCGAGAAGTACCTCCCGGCCGCCACCAAGAGCTTCGCGGAAGCGAAGAGCGCCGTGACGGACGCCGTCACCACCGAACTGAAGAACCAGGCGCTCGAACAGTGGATCGACGGCCTGAAGCGCGCCGCCAAAGTCGAAGTGGTCGACAGCACCTGGAAGTACAGCAACCCCACCGTGGCCGTCGTGGACGGCACCAAGATCCCCTACGCCGAGGTGGTGTCCGGCGTGGTCGGCAACCAGCAGTTCAGTGCGCTGCTGCAGCAGGCGCCCGCCGATCAGGCCGCGCCGCTCGTGAACAGCTACCTGAAGCCCGGCATCGTGCAGCAGCTCATCAGCCAGTACGCCGCGCCCGTCATCGTGAAGCAGCAGAACCTCGCGCTGGTCGGCAGCCGCGCCGAACTGCTGTCCGGCCTGACCGCGTACGGCGCGAAGGACGTCAAGGTGACGGACGCCGACGTGGCCGCGTACTACGCCGCGAACCAGAAGCAGTTCCAGACGAACGCCAAGGCGACCGTCACCGAGGCCGTCTTCAAGGACAAGCAGCAGGCGCTCGCGTTCCGTCAGGACTTCAGGAGCGGCGATTTCACGGCGCTGGCCAGCAAGGCGGGCGCGACCGTGTCCGAGCGCGGCGACGTGACCGAGGGCGACAAGAAGCTCAGCGACCCGCTCGACAAGGCCGTGTTCGCCGAGGGTCGCCTGCAGGCGGCCGGTGAGGGCAGCCTGAGCGACGTGGTGGACAACGGCGGCAAGTTCTCGCTGGCATACGTGACGGACCTCGTGAAGGCCAGCGTCAAGCCGCTCGACGAGGTGCGCTCCACCATCAGCGACACGCTGCTCACGCAGAAGAAGCAGGAGGCGTCGAACGCGTACCTGAAGGCGCAGCTGAAGACCGTCAAGACGCAGGACCTGCTGACGCAGGTGCTGGCCGACCAGACGAAGCGTGTCGCGGCCGAGAAACCCGCCGCCACGCCCAGCACGCCCGGCACGTCCACCACACCCGGCACCACCCCGAACAGCACCACCCCCGACACCAAGACGCCCAGCACGCCCGGCAACAAGTAA
- a CDS encoding SIS domain-containing protein, with amino-acid sequence MSIFTQLTHLPGSYQGPDRTLEGPFGLLGLGEASLAARLCEDFAQATLTRSGTQLVLNSPETQAAADDFAALAEVSGVNVVRAGQGEGRRFDLDRLGYLAPGGVLGTYHLAQYVAYATGHADEARQAEALITALRDRCVPEIEEGNPARELAWSLWGRAPLLLAPVGEGALIEVWQGLLARIGKVLSVPVEHEPLYTVTGAFEARHERGDGRLALILGDEDHEMSLCREVLETRIDEVTLVPFPEGSSGYAGALAMWYFAAWTAAYLAEREGVSPEDSPALVQVLATLVTGTLVTGTPGEDLN; translated from the coding sequence ATGAGCATCTTCACTCAGTTGACCCACCTTCCCGGCAGTTACCAGGGGCCGGACCGTACGCTGGAAGGCCCCTTCGGGCTCCTCGGCCTGGGCGAGGCCAGTCTCGCCGCGCGCCTTTGCGAGGACTTCGCGCAGGCCACCCTGACGCGCAGCGGCACGCAGCTTGTCCTGAACAGCCCCGAGACGCAGGCGGCGGCCGACGACTTCGCCGCGCTGGCCGAGGTGAGCGGCGTGAACGTGGTGCGTGCCGGGCAGGGCGAGGGCCGCCGCTTCGACCTCGACCGCCTCGGGTACCTCGCGCCGGGCGGCGTGCTCGGCACGTACCACCTCGCGCAGTACGTGGCGTACGCGACCGGCCACGCGGACGAGGCCCGGCAGGCCGAGGCGCTCATCACGGCCCTGCGGGACCGCTGCGTGCCGGAGATCGAGGAAGGCAATCCCGCGCGTGAGCTCGCGTGGAGTCTGTGGGGCCGCGCGCCGCTGCTGCTCGCGCCGGTGGGGGAGGGCGCGCTGATCGAGGTGTGGCAGGGCCTGCTCGCCCGGATCGGCAAGGTGCTGAGCGTGCCGGTGGAGCACGAACCGCTGTACACCGTGACGGGCGCGTTCGAGGCGCGGCACGAGCGCGGCGACGGTCGCCTCGCGCTGATCCTGGGCGACGAGGATCACGAGATGTCCCTGTGCCGCGAGGTGCTGGAGACGCGGATCGACGAGGTGACGCTCGTGCCGTTCCCGGAAGGGTCGAGCGGGTACGCGGGCGCGCTCGCCATGTGGTACTTCGCGGCGTGGACGGCCGCGTACCTCGCGGAGCGCGAGGGCGTGAGCCCCGAGGACAGCCCCGCGCTCGTGCAGGTGCTCGCCACGCTGGTGACCGGCACGCTGGTGACCGGCACGCCCGGCGAGGACCTCAACTGA
- a CDS encoding DNA gyrase subunit B — translation MTPTASEPDTQGTTVQGEYNASSISVLKGLEAVRKRPGMYVQGGTGIDGYHQLMTEIIDNAIDEGLGGFAHEVTVTMHEGGAATITDDGRGIPVDMMASEGRPAIEVIFTELHAGGKFGGGAYKVAGGLHGVGSSVVNALSTYLDVTVNKGGELHHIRFERGDLTVPLEVTGPTPADVTWATRVSFLPDATVFTEFANQFDYDRIRRRLRELSYLTGLKIILTDERKELHGGEVRREVFHEQGGIANFARALVTDDTKLLYDQPITMRGSHSGVDVEVSFIHANTYSADNILTYANMIRTRDGGTPLTGFKTAYTRILNKYAQNKNMIKAGNPVPSGEDLLEGIYCVVSVKLGEPQFESQAKVKLLNSEAQTAVNAVVGEKFAEFLEENPKVGKIIVEKAAEAARAREAARKARDIIRRSNPLENDDLPGKLADCSSQDPSESELFIVEGNSAGGSAKGGRERRFQAILPLRGKILNVEKAELNKILKNAEIRSLIGAIGAGVEGTGDNMHFDLSNLRYHKIVIMTDADMDGGHITTLLLTFFYRYMRPVVEQGHLYIAQPPLYRIMVGREKKGVYLYDEEQLKIHVARANREGKKYEIQRFKGLGEMNAEQLWETTMDPEKRVLKHVGIEDLIDANNVFDALMGVEVGPRKLFIQENARYAEISV, via the coding sequence CTGACCCCCACCGCCAGCGAACCCGACACCCAGGGCACCACCGTCCAGGGCGAGTACAACGCCAGCAGCATCAGCGTCCTGAAGGGCCTCGAAGCGGTCCGTAAACGCCCCGGCATGTACGTGCAGGGCGGCACCGGCATCGACGGCTACCACCAGCTCATGACCGAGATCATCGACAACGCCATCGACGAGGGCCTCGGCGGCTTCGCGCACGAAGTGACCGTCACCATGCACGAGGGCGGCGCCGCCACCATCACCGACGACGGACGCGGCATTCCCGTCGACATGATGGCGAGCGAAGGACGCCCCGCCATCGAGGTGATCTTCACCGAACTGCACGCGGGCGGCAAGTTCGGCGGCGGCGCCTACAAGGTCGCCGGCGGCCTGCACGGCGTGGGCAGCAGCGTCGTGAACGCCCTCTCCACGTACCTCGACGTGACCGTCAACAAGGGCGGCGAACTGCACCACATCCGCTTCGAGCGCGGCGACCTTACCGTGCCGCTCGAAGTGACCGGCCCCACGCCTGCCGACGTGACCTGGGCCACGCGCGTCAGCTTCCTGCCGGACGCCACCGTCTTCACCGAGTTCGCCAACCAGTTCGACTACGACCGCATCCGCCGCCGCCTGCGCGAACTGAGCTACCTGACCGGCCTGAAGATCATCCTGACCGACGAACGCAAGGAACTGCACGGCGGCGAGGTGCGCCGCGAGGTGTTCCACGAGCAGGGCGGCATCGCCAACTTCGCGCGCGCCCTCGTCACGGACGACACCAAACTGCTGTACGACCAGCCGATCACCATGCGCGGCAGCCACAGCGGCGTGGACGTCGAAGTCAGCTTCATTCACGCCAACACGTACAGCGCCGACAACATCCTCACGTACGCCAACATGATCCGCACCCGCGACGGCGGCACGCCCCTGACCGGCTTCAAGACCGCGTACACCCGCATCCTCAACAAGTACGCGCAGAACAAGAACATGATCAAGGCCGGCAACCCCGTCCCCAGCGGCGAGGACCTGCTCGAAGGCATCTACTGCGTCGTGAGCGTCAAGCTCGGCGAACCGCAGTTCGAATCGCAGGCCAAAGTCAAGCTGCTCAACAGCGAGGCGCAGACGGCCGTGAACGCCGTGGTCGGCGAGAAGTTCGCCGAATTCCTCGAAGAGAACCCCAAGGTCGGCAAGATCATCGTCGAGAAGGCCGCCGAGGCCGCCCGCGCCCGCGAGGCCGCCCGCAAGGCGCGCGACATCATCCGCCGCAGCAACCCCCTCGAGAACGACGACCTGCCCGGCAAGCTCGCCGACTGCTCGTCGCAGGACCCCTCCGAGAGCGAACTGTTCATCGTGGAAGGGAACTCCGCAGGCGGCAGCGCCAAGGGCGGCCGCGAACGCCGCTTCCAGGCGATCCTCCCGCTGCGCGGCAAGATCCTGAACGTCGAGAAGGCCGAACTGAACAAGATCCTCAAGAACGCCGAGATCCGCAGCCTGATCGGCGCGATCGGGGCGGGCGTCGAAGGCACCGGCGACAACATGCACTTCGACCTCTCCAACCTCCGCTACCACAAGATCGTGATCATGACGGACGCCGACATGGACGGCGGCCACATCACCACGCTCCTCCTCACGTTCTTCTACCGCTACATGCGTCCCGTGGTCGAGCAGGGCCACCTGTACATCGCGCAGCCGCCCCTGTACCGCATCATGGTGGGCCGCGAGAAGAAAGGCGTGTACCTGTACGACGAGGAACAGCTCAAGATTCACGTCGCGCGCGCCAACCGCGAAGGCAAGAAGTACGAGATCCAGCGCTTCAAGGGACTCGGCGAGATGAACGCCGAGCAGCTGTGGGAGACGACCATGGACCCCGAGAAGCGCGTGCTGAAGCACGTCGGCATCGAGGATCTCATCGACGCCAACAATGTCTTCGATGCCCTGATGGGCGTCGAGGTCGGCCCGCGCAAACTGTTCATCCAGGAGAACGCCCGCTACGCCGAGATCTCGGTGTAA
- a CDS encoding acyl-CoA thioesterase, with protein sequence MTATRRPLGDYPYTHALQTRWSDNDVYGHVNNVTYYAYFDTAVNAFLIREGPLDPERGDVIGLVVETGCQYFSSLSFPDALTVGVAVERLGNSSVRYRLGVFRAGQDEPCAQGHFVHVYVDRGTRRPVPLPGPLRAALASLQVEPST encoded by the coding sequence ATGACCGCGACCCGCCGTCCCCTGGGCGACTACCCGTACACGCACGCCCTGCAGACCCGCTGGAGCGACAACGACGTGTACGGGCACGTCAACAACGTCACGTACTACGCGTACTTCGACACGGCCGTGAACGCGTTCCTGATCCGCGAGGGCCCGCTGGACCCGGAGCGCGGCGACGTGATCGGGCTGGTGGTCGAGACGGGCTGTCAGTACTTCTCGTCCCTGAGTTTCCCCGACGCGCTGACGGTCGGCGTGGCGGTGGAGCGCCTGGGGAACAGCAGCGTCCGCTACCGGCTCGGGGTGTTCCGGGCGGGGCAGGACGAGCCGTGCGCGCAGGGGCACTTCGTGCACGTGTATGTGGACCGCGGCACGCGCCGCCCCGTGCCGCTCCCGGGCCCGCTGCGCGCGGCGCTCGCGTCCCTGCAGGTGGAGCCTTCCACCTGA
- a CDS encoding NUDIX domain-containing protein, translating into MTHLSRTLPIKRAAHVYLVQDGMLLLVAERMDDGSIFYGLPGGKAGAGESLADAAVRQVRLETGLIVTDLNFVSLLEGEMLTGTKNECYANFGRFTANFRGELNPTDPEVVGTKWVPFADVLSLVRYGPPPEVEERNPLIWVPTRDFLRGEARTYYPI; encoded by the coding sequence ATGACCCACCTGTCTCGTACCCTGCCCATCAAGCGGGCGGCCCACGTGTACCTCGTTCAAGACGGCATGCTGCTGCTGGTGGCCGAACGGATGGATGACGGCAGCATCTTCTACGGCCTGCCGGGCGGCAAGGCGGGCGCGGGCGAGAGCCTCGCGGACGCGGCGGTCCGGCAGGTGCGGCTGGAGACGGGCCTGATCGTGACGGACCTGAACTTCGTGTCGCTGCTGGAAGGCGAGATGCTGACCGGCACCAAGAACGAGTGCTACGCGAACTTCGGGCGCTTCACCGCGAACTTCCGGGGTGAACTGAACCCCACCGACCCGGAAGTGGTCGGCACGAAGTGGGTGCCGTTCGCGGACGTGCTGAGCCTCGTGCGGTACGGCCCGCCGCCGGAGGTGGAGGAACGCAACCCGCTCATCTGGGTGCCGACCCGTGACTTCCTGCGCGGTGAAGCGCGCACGTACTACCCGATCTGA
- a CDS encoding transaminase, whose protein sequence is MPQTVTDDRLVSLLAQEEARFVDLHPRSAALAREARTHLLSGVPMAWMTRWPGPFPLFLQEASGAHFRDVDGLSYLDLCLGDTGAMTGHALPQVAEALHAQALRGITTMLPSPDAAWVAGELARRFGLPKWQLAMTATDANRFVIRLARQLSGKRRILVFDYCYHGTVEEALVMQGEHGEVLPRPGNLGWGAHPSELSRVAQFNDLRGVEDALRHGDVAAVLTEPALTNIGIVLPDEGFLAGLRDLCDRYGAFLILDETHTICAGPGGATREWGLQPDFFVIGKPLGGGMPTAAYGMTDDIAGRLAPFLTGVDVDVSGIGGTLTGSALALAAMRATLSSALRDEDFARAVPLARAWADGVQGVIDRHGLPWTVQVLGCRAEYWFCPAPRNGREAAAAGQPLLDAYLHLFLLNRGVLMTPFHNMALLSPHHTQADVDRHTEVFAQAVASLLA, encoded by the coding sequence ATGCCCCAGACCGTGACGGATGACCGGCTCGTCTCCCTGCTCGCGCAGGAAGAGGCGCGTTTCGTGGACCTGCACCCCCGCTCCGCCGCACTCGCCCGCGAGGCGCGCACGCACCTGCTGTCGGGCGTGCCGATGGCATGGATGACGCGCTGGCCGGGACCGTTCCCGCTGTTCCTGCAGGAGGCGAGCGGCGCGCACTTCCGGGACGTGGACGGCCTCTCGTACCTGGACCTGTGCCTGGGCGACACGGGCGCCATGACCGGGCACGCGCTCCCGCAGGTGGCGGAGGCGCTGCACGCGCAGGCGCTGCGCGGCATCACGACCATGCTCCCCAGCCCGGACGCGGCGTGGGTGGCGGGCGAACTCGCGCGGCGCTTCGGGCTGCCGAAATGGCAGCTGGCCATGACGGCCACCGACGCGAACCGGTTCGTGATCCGTCTCGCGCGGCAGCTGAGCGGGAAACGCAGGATTCTGGTGTTCGACTACTGTTACCACGGGACGGTGGAGGAAGCACTCGTGATGCAGGGCGAGCACGGCGAGGTCCTCCCCCGTCCCGGCAATCTCGGGTGGGGCGCGCACCCGTCCGAGCTGAGCCGCGTCGCACAGTTCAACGACCTGAGGGGCGTGGAGGACGCCCTGCGGCACGGGGACGTGGCGGCCGTCCTGACGGAACCGGCCCTGACGAACATCGGGATCGTGCTGCCGGACGAGGGCTTCCTGGCAGGACTGCGGGACCTGTGCGACCGCTACGGCGCGTTCCTGATCCTGGACGAGACGCACACCATCTGCGCCGGGCCGGGCGGCGCGACGCGCGAGTGGGGCCTGCAGCCGGACTTCTTCGTGATCGGCAAACCGCTCGGGGGCGGCATGCCGACCGCCGCGTACGGCATGACGGACGACATCGCCGGGCGGCTCGCGCCGTTCCTGACGGGAGTGGACGTGGACGTGAGCGGCATCGGCGGGACGCTCACCGGAAGTGCGCTGGCGCTCGCCGCCATGCGCGCCACACTGTCCAGCGCCCTGCGCGACGAGGACTTCGCACGGGCCGTCCCGCTGGCGCGCGCGTGGGCGGACGGCGTGCAGGGCGTGATCGACCGGCATGGCCTGCCGTGGACGGTGCAGGTGCTCGGCTGCCGCGCCGAGTACTGGTTCTGCCCCGCCCCCCGCAACGGGCGCGAGGCGGCCGCCGCGGGTCAGCCGCTGCTGGACGCGTACCTGCACCTGTTCCTGCTGAACCGGGGCGTCCTGATGACGCCGTTCCACAACATGGCACTCCTCAGTCCGCACCACACGCAGGCGGACGTGGACCGGCACACGGAAGTGTTCGCACAGGCGGTCGCGTCCCTGCTGGCCTGA
- a CDS encoding BON domain-containing protein gives MWPFGKSTVDRIKDAFKAQALLAPLNLDVRVENGTAFVTGQVPNDKYGGLVRVVAGGIDGVKNVDVSGLVPQQTAPAAAPAPAAPTASVETGTPVQASAPTSGSYDDAQGDDIVQKAMEEHSRIAKGVWNAIKANGELKDDPIDVLQSGSSIILQGAVDSEHELHLAAQLARSVDGVQAVDASGLKVTGGAKELTKEKDAGGDTVYTVKAGDNLSTIAQKYFGDASKYRDIAHYNNISNPDLIQVGQKIRIPG, from the coding sequence ATGTGGCCTTTTGGAAAGTCGACGGTTGACCGCATCAAGGATGCGTTCAAAGCTCAAGCCCTGCTGGCCCCCCTCAACCTGGATGTCCGGGTGGAGAACGGCACGGCCTTCGTGACCGGTCAGGTCCCCAACGACAAGTACGGCGGGCTGGTACGGGTCGTGGCAGGCGGCATCGACGGCGTGAAGAACGTCGACGTGAGCGGCCTCGTGCCGCAGCAGACCGCCCCGGCGGCTGCCCCTGCGCCTGCCGCCCCGACCGCGAGCGTCGAGACGGGCACGCCCGTGCAGGCGAGCGCCCCCACCTCCGGGTCGTACGACGACGCGCAGGGCGACGACATCGTGCAGAAGGCGATGGAGGAGCACAGCCGCATCGCCAAGGGCGTCTGGAACGCCATCAAGGCGAACGGCGAACTGAAGGACGACCCCATCGACGTGCTGCAGAGCGGCAGCAGCATCATCCTGCAGGGCGCGGTGGACAGCGAGCACGAACTGCACCTCGCCGCGCAGCTCGCGCGCAGCGTGGACGGCGTGCAGGCCGTGGACGCCAGCGGACTGAAGGTCACGGGCGGCGCGAAGGAACTCACCAAGGAGAAGGACGCGGGCGGCGACACCGTGTACACCGTCAAGGCGGGCGACAACCTGAGCACCATCGCGCAGAAGTACTTCGGTGACGCCAGCAAGTACCGCGACATCGCGCACTACAACAACATCTCCAACCCCGACCTGATTCAGGTGGGCCAGAAGATCCGCATCCCCGGCTGA